A region from the Gemmatimonadales bacterium genome encodes:
- a CDS encoding lysophospholipid acyltransferase family protein, producing MYAVRCFVALISLTAWHGTRAIVAGLLGGRAEPGAMLDREPRAWGRQLLRTSGLHVETVGLDRLNAGQPYVYASNHASFVDIWVLLALLPGLVRFITKRELLRIPIFGDAIRATGQIALDRHDPASGVHAYDSAVREACAGRSVVVFVEGTRSADGRLHRFKKGAFVLAIAAGVPLVPVYLAGTHDVMPRGTLRLRRGPIRLTVGEPIPTAGLDAADARRLQHEVRAWFVAQEAGVDAVGGAA from the coding sequence ATGTACGCCGTCCGGTGCTTTGTCGCACTCATTTCGCTCACTGCGTGGCACGGCACGCGAGCCATCGTGGCCGGCCTCCTCGGCGGCCGCGCTGAGCCGGGTGCGATGCTCGATCGGGAGCCGCGCGCGTGGGGCCGGCAGCTGCTCCGCACATCGGGGCTCCATGTCGAGACGGTAGGCCTCGATCGCCTGAACGCGGGGCAGCCCTACGTTTACGCATCGAACCACGCGTCGTTCGTGGACATCTGGGTGCTGCTCGCGCTGCTGCCGGGGTTGGTCCGCTTCATTACCAAGCGGGAGCTCTTGCGCATTCCCATCTTCGGCGACGCGATTCGCGCCACCGGTCAGATCGCGCTCGACCGGCACGACCCGGCGTCCGGCGTTCACGCGTACGACTCCGCCGTGCGCGAGGCGTGCGCGGGTCGGTCGGTCGTCGTGTTCGTCGAGGGAACGCGGAGCGCCGACGGGCGGCTGCACCGATTCAAGAAGGGCGCGTTCGTGCTCGCCATCGCCGCCGGCGTGCCCCTCGTGCCGGTGTACCTCGCGGGCACGCACGACGTCATGCCGCGCGGAACCCTTCGGCTTCGCCGCGGGCCGATCAGGCTCACGGTGGGCGAGCCGATCCCGACAGCGGGCCTCGACGCGGCGGATGCGCGGCGCCTGCAGCATGAGGTTCGCGCATGGTTCGTCGCGCAGGAAGCCGGCGTTGACGCAGTCGGAGGCGCCGCATAG
- the eno gene encoding phosphopyruvate hydratase, translated as MSTIIEVHAREILDSRGNPTVEADVVLSSGAQGRAAVPSGASTGEHEAVELRDGDPKRYGGKGVTEAVRNVNEVIGPRLEGMSVTDQIAVDAEMLELDGTPNKSKLGANSILSVSLAVARAAAQDVGLPLYRYLGGPMARVLPVPMMNILNGGAHASNNVDVQEFMVVPIGAEAFPEALRMGVEVFHALKKVLAKKGLSTAVGDEGGFAPMLPSNEAALDAVMQAIEAAGYQPGRDLAIALDPAASEFYDDGTYVFKKSDGGRRTAAQMIDLYAQWVDRYPIVSIEDGLAENDWEGWEQLTERLHDRVQLVGDDIFVTNVDRLGRGIEEGVANAILVKLNQIGTLTETLQCIELAKGSAYGVVISHRSGETEDTFIADLAVASGAGQIKTGSASRTDRIAKYNQLLRIAEELGELAHYPGRDLYPL; from the coding sequence ATGTCTACCATCATCGAGGTCCACGCCCGCGAAATCCTCGACAGCCGGGGAAATCCCACCGTCGAGGCGGACGTCGTGCTCTCGAGCGGCGCGCAGGGACGTGCCGCGGTGCCGAGCGGCGCGAGCACCGGCGAGCACGAGGCGGTCGAGCTGCGCGACGGCGACCCCAAGCGGTACGGCGGCAAGGGCGTCACCGAAGCGGTGCGAAACGTGAACGAAGTGATCGGGCCGCGGCTCGAGGGCATGAGCGTCACCGACCAGATCGCGGTGGACGCCGAGATGCTCGAGCTCGACGGCACGCCGAACAAGAGCAAGCTCGGCGCGAATTCCATCCTGAGCGTCTCGCTCGCCGTGGCCCGCGCGGCGGCGCAGGACGTCGGGTTGCCGCTGTATCGGTATCTGGGCGGCCCGATGGCGCGCGTGCTTCCGGTGCCGATGATGAACATCCTCAACGGCGGCGCCCACGCGTCGAACAACGTGGACGTGCAGGAGTTCATGGTGGTACCGATCGGGGCGGAGGCATTTCCCGAGGCGCTCCGCATGGGGGTCGAGGTCTTCCACGCGCTCAAGAAGGTGCTGGCCAAGAAGGGGCTCTCGACCGCGGTCGGTGACGAGGGCGGTTTCGCGCCGATGCTTCCGTCCAACGAGGCGGCGCTCGACGCGGTGATGCAGGCGATCGAGGCGGCAGGTTACCAGCCGGGCCGCGACCTGGCTATTGCGCTCGACCCCGCCGCGTCCGAGTTCTACGACGACGGCACCTATGTGTTCAAGAAAAGCGACGGGGGGCGCCGCACCGCGGCGCAGATGATCGACCTCTACGCGCAGTGGGTCGATCGCTACCCCATCGTGTCGATCGAGGACGGTCTCGCGGAAAACGATTGGGAGGGATGGGAGCAGCTCACCGAGCGCCTGCACGACCGGGTGCAGCTCGTGGGCGACGACATTTTCGTGACCAACGTCGATCGACTGGGGCGGGGCATCGAGGAGGGCGTGGCCAACGCAATCCTGGTGAAGCTGAACCAGATCGGCACGCTGACCGAAACGCTCCAGTGCATCGAGCTGGCGAAGGGGAGCGCCTATGGCGTTGTCATCTCCCACCGTTCCGGCGAGACCGAGGACACGTTCATCGCCGATCTCGCGGTGGCGAGCGGCGCGGGGCAGATCAAGACGGGGAGCGCCAGCCGCACCGACCGCATTGCGAAGTACAATCAGTTGCTCCGCATCGCCGAGGAGCTCGGCGAGCTGGCGCATTACCCCGGCCGAGACCTCTATCCGCTGTGA
- a CDS encoding septum formation initiator family protein codes for MTPLRWAALAALGGALLFALQGGEFSTWDLVRLRRQERAERAQVAALQQAVDSLGKAASAIEHDPRVQERVARESFGMIRKGEFLYKLVPAEAGDSASR; via the coding sequence GTGACGCCTCTGCGCTGGGCGGCGCTCGCGGCGCTGGGCGGCGCGCTGCTCTTCGCACTTCAGGGGGGGGAATTCAGTACGTGGGACCTGGTCCGGCTCCGGCGCCAGGAGCGGGCCGAGCGCGCGCAGGTGGCGGCGCTCCAGCAGGCGGTAGACTCGCTGGGGAAGGCGGCGAGCGCGATCGAGCACGACCCGCGGGTTCAGGAGCGGGTGGCGCGCGAGTCGTTCGGCATGATCCGGAAGGGGGAGTTTCTCTACAAGCTGGTGCCGGCGGAGGCGGGGGACTCGGCGTCGCGGTAG
- a CDS encoding galactose oxidase-like domain-containing protein — MSNPRQRASAVGALALLLSTAFALAIHACGGSPIPTDPGTSPPANDHPSAGEPSSATPPVDASKLKLSYLCDTKFRATNANAVAVPLSYTVEGSSESGKLTLAARINDSTPSDTVFATKATGTVRLTWRDSTVATAANGRRSCESAPPPPPAPPPTGPETTTGSWSAPFAWPIVAVHLILLPTGKVLSFGGEGDPQLWDPTTGAFTPKPSPSLVFCAGHTLLADGRVLVAGGHISSGRGLPNTNIFDPYTEQWVVEPPMHHGRWYPTLTTLANGNVLAVSGEDQNGILVPTAELWTGSGWTELPGTHRLIPDYPRLFLAPNGDVFYVGQQPTSGYYSASGSGSWTPTTSTRFGAPRDYGSAVMYEPGKILLVGGGRPPTASAEVIDLNDQAATWRSVASMAHPRRHLNATVLPDGTVLVTGGLSRGDTSAAGFNDLSSAVFAAELWDPHTEQWTTLASSSVPRGYHATTLLLPDGRILHTGSGDTDNAPRQLNAEIFAPPYLFKGARPTIASAPRDVSYGQSFTIGTPDASGIARVTLIRLSAVTHAFNMNQRFLELAITGRNAGSVTVTAPDRATTAPPGHYMLFVLDQQGVPSVARIVHVQ, encoded by the coding sequence ATGTCCAATCCCCGACAACGAGCGAGCGCGGTCGGCGCGCTCGCCCTCCTGCTGTCCACCGCCTTTGCGCTCGCCATCCACGCATGCGGCGGGTCCCCGATACCGACTGACCCCGGAACGTCCCCACCCGCGAACGATCACCCGTCCGCGGGCGAGCCCTCGTCGGCCACGCCGCCGGTCGACGCCTCGAAGCTCAAGCTGAGCTATCTCTGCGACACGAAGTTCCGCGCGACCAACGCGAACGCGGTCGCCGTCCCCCTCAGCTACACGGTCGAAGGCAGCAGCGAGAGCGGCAAGCTGACGCTCGCCGCCCGCATCAACGACTCCACGCCGAGCGACACCGTGTTCGCCACCAAGGCGACCGGCACGGTGCGTCTCACGTGGCGCGATTCGACGGTGGCGACGGCGGCCAACGGCCGGAGGTCGTGCGAATCCGCGCCGCCGCCCCCGCCAGCGCCCCCGCCCACCGGGCCCGAGACCACGACGGGATCCTGGTCGGCGCCGTTCGCCTGGCCCATCGTCGCGGTGCACCTCATCCTGCTGCCGACCGGGAAGGTGCTGAGCTTCGGCGGTGAAGGCGACCCACAGCTCTGGGATCCGACCACCGGGGCCTTCACGCCCAAACCGAGCCCGTCGCTCGTCTTCTGCGCCGGCCACACGCTGCTGGCGGACGGCCGGGTGCTGGTCGCCGGCGGGCACATCTCGAGCGGCCGCGGTCTCCCCAACACGAACATCTTCGATCCGTATACCGAGCAATGGGTGGTCGAGCCTCCCATGCACCACGGGCGCTGGTACCCCACGTTGACCACACTCGCCAACGGCAACGTGCTCGCCGTGTCCGGCGAGGACCAGAACGGCATTCTGGTGCCCACGGCCGAGCTCTGGACTGGAAGCGGCTGGACCGAATTGCCGGGCACGCACCGTCTGATTCCCGACTACCCCCGCCTGTTTCTCGCGCCGAACGGCGACGTCTTCTACGTCGGTCAGCAGCCTACGTCGGGCTACTACTCGGCCAGTGGCTCGGGGAGTTGGACGCCGACGACCAGCACGCGCTTCGGCGCCCCGCGGGACTACGGCTCGGCAGTGATGTACGAGCCCGGCAAGATCCTCCTCGTGGGCGGTGGCCGGCCGCCGACGGCGAGCGCCGAAGTCATCGACCTGAACGACCAGGCGGCAACTTGGAGATCGGTAGCGTCGATGGCCCACCCACGGCGTCACCTCAACGCGACCGTGCTTCCCGACGGCACCGTGCTCGTCACCGGTGGCCTGAGCCGCGGCGACACTTCCGCCGCCGGCTTCAACGACCTCTCGAGCGCGGTGTTCGCCGCCGAGCTCTGGGATCCGCACACGGAGCAGTGGACCACGCTCGCCAGCAGCAGCGTGCCGCGCGGGTATCACGCGACGACGCTGCTGCTGCCCGACGGCCGCATACTCCACACCGGCTCAGGTGACACGGACAACGCGCCGCGGCAACTCAATGCAGAGATCTTTGCGCCGCCGTATCTCTTCAAGGGCGCGCGCCCCACGATCGCGTCGGCCCCGCGCGATGTGAGCTACGGCCAGAGCTTCACGATCGGGACGCCGGACGCGTCCGGCATCGCGCGGGTCACGCTGATCCGGCTCTCCGCGGTGACCCATGCCTTCAACATGAACCAGCGCTTCCTCGAGCTGGCCATCACGGGGCGCAATGCCGGCTCGGTCACGGTGACCGCGCCCGATCGCGCCACGACGGCGCCGCCGGGCCACTACATGCTCTTCGTGCTCGATCAACAAGGGGTGCCGTCGGTCGCGCGGATCGTGCACGTTCAGTAG
- a CDS encoding DUF202 domain-containing protein — protein sequence MHLEEWLAQELTALSNERTLLAYLRTAAALAAMGLGLIRFFEAQWLAATGGVLVLLGLACGAWGIRRFVYVRRIIAAASRR from the coding sequence ATGCATCTCGAGGAGTGGCTCGCTCAGGAGCTGACGGCGCTCTCCAACGAGCGCACGCTCCTCGCGTACCTGCGGACCGCGGCCGCGCTCGCCGCGATGGGGTTGGGCCTGATCAGGTTCTTCGAGGCACAGTGGCTTGCCGCCACCGGCGGAGTGCTGGTGCTGCTCGGCTTGGCGTGCGGCGCCTGGGGTATTCGCCGCTTCGTGTACGTGCGCCGCATCATCGCGGCCGCCTCGCGTCGCTGA
- a CDS encoding response regulator, which yields MIWRDAWLTRSGSSGRGLIASVLVVDDEAVVRRVTYRYLNDAGYRVLEAEDAEEAMYVMERGRPDLIVLDVVMPEVNGVALASHIHARWPAQRILFMSAHNDQVLLESGMELGRDAVLDKPFTRDELLTAVESILAAQRAKASEKSEGE from the coding sequence ATGATCTGGCGGGACGCGTGGCTCACCCGGTCGGGCTCGAGCGGCCGCGGCCTCATCGCGAGCGTGCTGGTGGTGGACGACGAGGCCGTCGTCCGCCGGGTGACGTACCGCTACCTCAACGACGCCGGCTATCGCGTGCTCGAGGCCGAGGACGCGGAAGAGGCGATGTACGTCATGGAGCGCGGACGCCCGGACCTCATCGTGCTCGACGTAGTGATGCCGGAGGTGAACGGTGTCGCGCTCGCCTCCCACATCCACGCGCGCTGGCCGGCGCAGCGCATCCTGTTCATGTCGGCGCACAACGATCAGGTGCTGCTCGAGAGCGGCATGGAGCTCGGTCGCGACGCGGTGCTCGATAAGCCGTTCACCCGCGACGAGCTCCTCACGGCCGTCGAAAGCATATTGGCCGCGCAGCGCGCAAAGGCATCGGAGAAGTCCGAAGGAGAGTGA
- a CDS encoding aminotransferase class I/II-fold pyridoxal phosphate-dependent enzyme: MTTARRTHGFRESVIRGMTRLAREYQSINLAQGFPNFACPDLLKTAAVEAIHADVNQYAITWGAERLRRALARKYRDWYGLDADPEREITVTCGATEAMMAAMLALVDPGDEVIVFEPFYENYGPDTILSDARPVFVPLEPGRPLDLDRLAAACSPRTRAIIVNTPSNPSGRVLTRGELEAIRDLCVRHDCLAITDEIYEHMVYHGEHLPIATLPGMPERTVTISGASKTFGVTGWRIGWIVAPEALTDAIRKVHDFLTVGAPAPLQEAVAVALDRLDQRFYTELAAAYRARRDLLHGALADAGFRCTPPEGAYYILADFSDLSDLSDTEFAVWLSREAGVTPVPGSSFFHDPDAGRALVRFVFCKTDDILLEAARRLRTIRSGRAAPRAVEAAVRSGLQS, translated from the coding sequence ATGACGACCGCCCGACGGACCCACGGATTCCGCGAGTCGGTGATCCGCGGGATGACCCGGCTCGCCCGCGAGTATCAGTCGATCAACCTCGCGCAGGGCTTTCCGAACTTCGCCTGCCCGGACCTGCTCAAGACGGCGGCCGTGGAGGCGATCCACGCGGACGTGAACCAGTACGCCATCACCTGGGGTGCGGAGCGCCTGCGGCGTGCGCTCGCGCGGAAGTATCGCGATTGGTACGGGCTCGACGCAGATCCGGAGCGCGAGATCACGGTAACCTGCGGCGCCACCGAGGCCATGATGGCGGCGATGCTCGCCCTGGTGGATCCCGGTGACGAGGTGATCGTCTTCGAGCCCTTCTACGAGAACTACGGGCCCGACACCATCCTCTCCGACGCGCGCCCGGTCTTCGTGCCGCTCGAGCCGGGGAGGCCGCTGGATCTCGACCGGTTGGCGGCCGCCTGCTCGCCGCGCACCCGCGCGATCATCGTCAATACGCCGTCCAATCCGTCGGGGCGGGTCCTCACCCGCGGCGAGCTCGAGGCGATCCGCGACCTCTGTGTGCGGCACGACTGCCTCGCGATCACCGACGAGATCTACGAGCACATGGTGTATCACGGCGAGCACCTGCCGATCGCGACGCTCCCGGGCATGCCCGAGCGCACCGTGACCATCAGCGGCGCATCCAAGACCTTCGGCGTGACCGGCTGGCGGATCGGCTGGATCGTGGCGCCCGAGGCGCTCACCGACGCGATCCGCAAGGTGCACGACTTTCTCACCGTCGGCGCGCCGGCCCCGCTGCAGGAGGCAGTGGCCGTGGCGCTCGACCGCCTCGACCAGCGCTTCTATACCGAATTGGCCGCCGCGTATCGCGCCCGGCGCGATCTCTTGCATGGCGCTCTTGCCGACGCGGGCTTTCGCTGCACGCCGCCCGAGGGCGCCTACTACATCCTCGCCGATTTCTCCGATCTAAGCGATCTCTCCGACACCGAATTCGCCGTCTGGCTCTCGCGCGAGGCGGGCGTGACACCGGTCCCGGGGTCGAGCTTTTTCCATGACCCGGACGCCGGCCGGGCGCTCGTGCGCTTCGTCTTCTGCAAGACGGACGACATTCTCCTCGAGGCCGCCCGCCGCTTGCGGACCATTCGCTCGGGCCGCGCCGCGCCGCGCGCCGTCGAAGCAGCGGTCCGGAGTGGTCTCCAGTCGTAA
- a CDS encoding PilZ domain-containing protein, whose amino-acid sequence MVSSRKSLRIRPRSFSAMGYENTRSHVRIHYPPARRPVLNLDGQDHAVLDLSAEGLLFVLAPGAARPTLGARLEGTLRPRASATLVVRARVVWVDGDRVGLHLWPDSIPYPVLLAEERSLAPADPG is encoded by the coding sequence GTGGTCTCCAGTCGTAAGTCGCTGCGCATCCGGCCCCGGAGCTTCAGCGCCATGGGCTACGAGAACACCCGCTCGCACGTCCGGATCCACTATCCGCCGGCCCGCCGCCCGGTTCTCAATCTCGACGGGCAGGATCACGCCGTGCTGGATCTCTCGGCCGAGGGGCTGCTCTTCGTGTTGGCGCCGGGTGCAGCGCGCCCCACGCTGGGCGCGCGGCTGGAGGGCACACTCCGGCCGCGCGCCTCCGCCACGCTCGTGGTGCGGGCGCGTGTCGTCTGGGTGGATGGCGACCGCGTCGGCCTCCACCTCTGGCCCGATTCGATCCCCTATCCGGTGCTGCTCGCCGAGGAGCGTAGCCTGGCGCCGGCGGATCCGGGCTGA
- the apaG gene encoding Co2+/Mg2+ efflux protein ApaG — translation MQRPMKRRPFFYRQTNAIRITVRPQFLAEHSDPARARYVFAYFVRIENVGGQPAKLVARHWRIHDSIGQDHEVEGPGIIGEQPVIAPGRVHEYRSFCELKSPGGYMEGEYHFVRADGAGFDAAIPRFTLVADGEDG, via the coding sequence ATGCAGCGCCCGATGAAGCGGCGGCCGTTCTTCTACCGCCAGACCAATGCGATCCGGATTACGGTTCGGCCGCAGTTCCTGGCCGAGCATTCGGATCCGGCGCGGGCGCGCTACGTCTTTGCCTACTTCGTCCGGATCGAGAATGTCGGCGGGCAGCCGGCCAAGCTCGTCGCCCGGCACTGGCGCATTCACGACTCGATCGGTCAGGATCACGAAGTGGAAGGGCCGGGCATAATCGGTGAGCAGCCGGTGATCGCGCCGGGACGGGTGCACGAGTATCGAAGCTTCTGCGAGCTCAAGTCGCCCGGCGGCTACATGGAAGGCGAGTACCACTTCGTCCGCGCCGACGGCGCCGGCTTCGACGCGGCCATCCCCCGCTTCACCCTCGTGGCCGACGGTGAAGACGGATGA
- the tilS gene encoding tRNA lysidine(34) synthetase TilS, with translation MRPSRVPRPRSLPAAFRRHLVTLDLGPTPVRLIAAVSGGPDSVALLDLLAGVSGELALELVVAHVDHGIHPESARVAEMVRALADRYGLAFAMRTLALGAEASETTARAARYEALEAMRAEAGAVFIVTAHHADDQAETVLMRVLGGTGPAGLAGMAARRGTILRPLLPFSRNELARHVQSAGAHLWEDPSNQHPRHLRAWLRTEILPALERRLPDVPRRLNRVAAGAAADRAGWNELLDLLPGLEVRTGRSGVSCALEPLEVCGNNLAECLILALARRAGILLGPKRAKRVLALVRLGESGTWVPLGGEWKAERAFGRLLLGRLQLGRAQTPPFEAQRLSGQMGAARWGDWRFTWTHDTAPPRQERSASNAWFRAGDRGLDALVVRPWRPGERLHPLGGAGHRLLVRCFQDARVPRSERAGWPVVEHEGAIVWLPGICRSAGLVPAPGDEALHVEAVRGAGTRDDAEPA, from the coding sequence ATGAGGCCGTCCCGTGTGCCGCGGCCGCGCTCCCTGCCCGCGGCCTTTCGCCGTCACCTCGTGACGCTCGATCTGGGCCCGACGCCGGTGCGGTTGATCGCCGCCGTCTCCGGTGGACCGGACTCGGTGGCGTTGCTCGACCTGCTCGCGGGCGTGAGCGGCGAGCTCGCGCTCGAGCTCGTCGTGGCGCACGTGGACCATGGAATCCATCCGGAGAGTGCCCGCGTGGCCGAGATGGTACGCGCGCTCGCCGACCGCTACGGACTTGCCTTCGCCATGCGGACACTCGCGCTCGGCGCCGAAGCGAGCGAGACGACCGCGCGCGCTGCCCGGTACGAGGCGCTCGAGGCGATGCGCGCTGAGGCCGGCGCTGTCTTCATCGTGACGGCGCATCACGCCGACGATCAGGCCGAGACGGTGCTGATGCGCGTCCTCGGCGGCACCGGTCCGGCGGGGCTCGCGGGCATGGCCGCGCGGCGAGGCACAATCCTTCGACCGCTGCTGCCATTCTCACGCAACGAGTTGGCCCGGCACGTGCAATCCGCCGGTGCGCATCTCTGGGAAGACCCGTCGAACCAGCATCCGAGACACCTCCGGGCGTGGCTGCGCACCGAGATTCTGCCCGCGCTGGAGCGCCGCCTGCCCGACGTTCCGCGCCGGCTGAATCGGGTGGCGGCCGGTGCCGCTGCCGATCGGGCCGGGTGGAACGAGCTGCTCGATCTGCTGCCCGGACTCGAGGTCCGGACCGGGCGCAGCGGGGTTTCCTGCGCTCTCGAACCACTCGAGGTGTGCGGTAATAACTTGGCGGAATGCTTGATCTTGGCATTGGCGCGACGCGCCGGAATCTTGCTCGGACCGAAGCGCGCCAAACGGGTGCTCGCACTCGTGCGGCTGGGCGAAAGCGGCACCTGGGTCCCGCTCGGCGGCGAGTGGAAGGCGGAGCGTGCTTTCGGCCGGCTCCTGCTTGGGCGGCTCCAGCTGGGCCGGGCCCAGACGCCGCCGTTCGAGGCCCAGCGGCTTTCCGGACAAATGGGTGCAGCCCGTTGGGGCGACTGGCGCTTCACCTGGACGCACGACACGGCCCCGCCGCGCCAGGAGCGTTCGGCATCGAACGCCTGGTTCCGAGCCGGAGATCGCGGACTCGACGCGCTCGTTGTACGGCCGTGGCGTCCCGGCGAACGGCTGCACCCATTGGGCGGCGCCGGCCACCGGTTGCTGGTGCGTTGCTTCCAGGACGCCCGCGTGCCGCGAAGCGAGCGGGCAGGCTGGCCCGTGGTGGAGCACGAGGGCGCCATCGTCTGGCTCCCCGGCATCTGCCGGTCGGCCGGGCTGGTGCCCGCGCCGGGTGATGAGGCGCTCCATGTGGAGGCGGTGCGCGGCGCCGGCACGCGGGACGATGC